Proteins encoded by one window of Halomonas chromatireducens:
- the lepA gene encoding translation elongation factor 4 has protein sequence MSNDASNEKLKYIRNFSIIAHIDHGKSTLADRLIQSCGGLSERELKEQVLDSMDLERERGITIKAQSVTLDYQADDGHTYQLNFIDTPGHVDFSYEVSRSLYACEGALLVVDAAQGVEAQSVANCYTAIEQGLEVLPVLNKMDLPQADPDKVAHEIEEIIGLDATDACQVSAKSGLGIDGLLERLVRDIPPPKGDREAPLQALIIDSWFDNYLGVVSLVRVFDGTLKKGQKIRIKSTGRDWQANEVGIFTPLRKETGILRAGEVGFVVAGIKEIQGAPVGDTITHAKTPDVERLPGFQKVKPQVYAGMFPVGADDYEDFRDALEKLALNDASLEYEPENSDALGFGFRVGFLGTLHMEIVQERLEREYNLDLLTTAPTVVYELAMKNGDVKYVSNPSKLPDMADVEEMREPIVRASILVPQEFVGNVIMECENRRGTQRDMQFLGSQIQLVYELPMSEVVMDFFDRLKSISKGYASLDYGFERFQAAKLVRLDVLINGDKVDALAVIIHRDHAHGRGRLLVEKMKELIPRQMFDVAIQAAIGGQVVARSTVKALRKNVTAKCYGGDVSRKKKLLEKQKAGKKRMKQVGRVEIPQDAFLAVLKVND, from the coding sequence ATGAGCAACGACGCAAGCAACGAAAAGCTGAAGTACATTCGGAATTTCTCGATCATTGCCCATATCGACCATGGCAAATCGACCCTGGCAGATCGCCTTATCCAGAGCTGCGGCGGGCTCTCCGAGCGCGAGCTAAAGGAGCAGGTGCTCGACTCGATGGATCTCGAGCGTGAGCGGGGGATCACCATCAAGGCCCAGTCGGTAACGCTGGATTACCAGGCCGATGACGGTCATACCTACCAGCTCAACTTTATCGACACCCCTGGGCACGTGGATTTTTCCTACGAGGTCTCACGCTCACTCTACGCCTGCGAGGGAGCGCTGCTGGTGGTGGATGCGGCCCAGGGCGTCGAGGCCCAGTCGGTTGCCAACTGCTATACCGCCATCGAGCAGGGCCTCGAAGTGTTGCCGGTGCTCAACAAGATGGACCTTCCCCAGGCCGACCCCGACAAGGTGGCCCATGAGATCGAGGAGATCATCGGCCTCGATGCCACCGATGCCTGCCAGGTCTCGGCCAAGAGCGGGCTGGGCATCGACGGGCTGCTCGAGCGCCTGGTGCGCGATATTCCGCCGCCCAAGGGCGATCGGGAAGCACCGCTCCAGGCGCTGATCATCGATTCCTGGTTCGACAACTACCTGGGTGTCGTCTCGCTGGTTCGTGTCTTCGACGGCACCCTCAAGAAGGGCCAGAAGATCCGCATCAAGTCCACCGGTCGTGACTGGCAGGCCAACGAGGTGGGGATCTTCACCCCGTTGCGCAAGGAGACCGGCATCCTGCGTGCCGGTGAGGTCGGCTTCGTGGTGGCCGGGATCAAGGAGATTCAGGGTGCGCCGGTGGGGGATACCATCACCCATGCCAAGACGCCTGACGTGGAGCGCCTTCCGGGCTTCCAGAAGGTCAAGCCACAGGTCTATGCCGGCATGTTCCCGGTCGGCGCCGACGACTACGAGGACTTCCGCGACGCGCTGGAGAAGCTCGCGCTCAACGATGCCTCGCTGGAGTACGAGCCCGAGAACTCCGATGCCCTGGGCTTCGGTTTCCGTGTCGGTTTCCTCGGCACTCTGCACATGGAGATTGTCCAGGAGCGCCTGGAGCGCGAATACAACCTGGACCTGCTCACCACGGCGCCCACCGTGGTCTACGAGCTGGCGATGAAGAATGGCGACGTCAAGTACGTTTCCAACCCCTCCAAGCTGCCGGACATGGCCGATGTCGAGGAGATGCGCGAGCCCATTGTTCGTGCCAGTATCCTGGTGCCCCAGGAGTTCGTCGGCAACGTGATCATGGAGTGCGAGAACCGTCGCGGCACCCAGCGCGACATGCAGTTCCTGGGCAGTCAGATCCAGCTGGTCTATGAGCTGCCCATGAGCGAAGTGGTGATGGACTTCTTCGATCGATTAAAATCCATCTCCAAGGGCTATGCCTCGCTGGATTACGGTTTCGAACGCTTCCAGGCGGCCAAGCTGGTGCGCCTGGACGTACTGATCAATGGCGACAAGGTCGATGCGCTGGCGGTCATCATCCACCGCGATCATGCCCATGGCCGCGGGCGCCTGCTGGTGGAAAAGATGAAGGAGCTGATTCCCCGCCAGATGTTCGACGTGGCGATTCAGGCCGCCATCGGTGGCCAGGTCGTGGCTCGCTCCACCGTCAAGGCTCTGCGCAAGAATGTGACGGCCAAGTGCTATGGTGGCGATGTCTCCCGCAAGAAGAAGCTGCTGGAAAAGCAGAAGGCGGGCAAGAAACGCATGAAACAGGTCGGTCGGGTGGAAATTCCCCAGGATGCTTTCCTGGCCGTACTCAAGGTGAATGACTAG
- the rnc gene encoding ribonuclease III: protein MSNSLNAFSRRIGHTFRDDALLELAMTHRSFGGQNNERLEFLGDSIVNFVIAEALYQRFPQAREGQLSRLRARLVRGQTLAELAREMSFGECLRLGSGEMKSGGHRRDSILADAVEAVLGAIYLDAGMDVARTRVLAWYAERLEAIDLQDTQKDPKTRLQEFLQSRQVPLPRYEVVSVEGEAHDQTFTVECHIELLNEHTLGIGASRRHAEQQAAEMALSQIETLGGRGK from the coding sequence GTGAGCAACTCCCTCAACGCCTTCAGCCGACGCATCGGTCACACCTTCAGGGATGACGCCCTGTTGGAGCTGGCCATGACTCATCGCAGCTTCGGCGGCCAGAATAACGAACGACTCGAGTTTCTCGGTGACTCCATCGTCAATTTCGTGATCGCCGAAGCGCTCTACCAGCGTTTTCCCCAAGCGCGGGAAGGCCAGCTATCACGGCTGCGTGCCAGGCTGGTACGTGGTCAGACGCTGGCTGAACTGGCCCGGGAGATGTCCTTCGGCGAGTGCCTGCGACTCGGCTCCGGTGAAATGAAGAGCGGCGGTCATCGCCGTGACTCCATCCTCGCCGATGCCGTCGAGGCCGTGCTTGGCGCCATCTACCTGGATGCCGGAATGGATGTGGCACGGACCCGGGTGCTGGCCTGGTACGCCGAACGCCTGGAGGCCATCGACCTGCAGGACACCCAGAAGGACCCCAAGACACGGCTCCAGGAGTTTCTGCAGTCGCGCCAGGTACCCTTGCCTCGCTATGAAGTGGTATCGGTGGAAGGGGAGGCGCATGACCAGACTTTTACCGTGGAGTGTCATATCGAACTGCTAAACGAACACACCCTGGGAATTGGAGCCAGCCGGCGTCATGCTGAACAGCAGGCGGCGGAGATGGCGTTGTCTCAGATCGAGACCCTGGGAGGGCGTGGTAAATGA
- the lepB gene encoding signal peptidase I, with the protein MDFSLLLVIAVAVTGLIWLLDLILLRPARRRSLATAEAETTEGLDEETRAKVLKEPWPVDYARSFFPVLLVVLLLRSFLVEPFQIPSGSMRPTLEVGDFILVNKYAYGLRLPVTHTRFVEMNDPQRGDVMVFRFPNEPSVNFIKRVVGLPGDTVRYEDKQLYVNGEPVPKRLIEEGPAEAPQEWLLEEQLGEISHRIYNNPRDPGPRVRELVVPDGHYFTMGDNRDHSNDSRYWGFVPEENIVGRAFAVWMQWDGGLPSFSSVRRIH; encoded by the coding sequence ATGGATTTCTCACTTCTGCTGGTGATTGCTGTGGCAGTCACTGGTCTGATATGGCTGCTCGATCTGATCTTGCTGCGCCCGGCCCGACGGCGGAGCCTGGCCACTGCCGAAGCCGAAACGACCGAAGGGCTTGATGAAGAGACCCGGGCCAAGGTGCTCAAGGAGCCCTGGCCGGTCGATTACGCGCGCTCCTTCTTCCCGGTCCTTCTGGTAGTGTTGCTGCTGCGCAGCTTCCTGGTGGAACCCTTCCAGATTCCATCCGGCTCCATGCGCCCCACCCTGGAGGTCGGTGACTTCATCCTGGTGAACAAGTACGCCTATGGCCTGCGCCTGCCGGTGACCCATACCCGCTTCGTCGAAATGAACGACCCCCAGCGCGGTGACGTCATGGTCTTTCGCTTCCCCAACGAGCCTTCGGTGAACTTCATCAAGCGTGTGGTGGGGCTGCCGGGCGATACCGTGCGTTATGAGGACAAGCAGCTCTACGTCAACGGCGAGCCGGTACCCAAGCGCCTGATCGAAGAGGGGCCGGCCGAAGCACCGCAAGAGTGGCTGCTAGAGGAGCAATTGGGCGAAATCAGCCACCGGATCTACAATAATCCTCGTGATCCGGGGCCGCGCGTGCGTGAACTGGTGGTGCCGGACGGGCACTACTTCACCATGGGTGACAACCGCGACCACTCCAACGACAGCCGTTACTGGGGTTTCGTACCCGAAGAGAACATCGTCGGGCGTGCCTTTGCTGTCTGGATGCAGTGGGATGGTGGTCTGCCCAGTTTCTCCAGCGTTCGCCGTATTCATTGA
- the era gene encoding GTPase Era, whose protein sequence is MSQTCGFVAIVGRPNVGKSTLMNRILGQKISITSRRPQTTRHQVMGIKTEGEAQFIYVDTPGIHIMAKDRNKAINRFMNQAATQALRDVDCVVFIIDRTRWSDEDQVVLQRLEHVQAPVILAVNKVDRLEDKSTLLPWLGEVGARRDFAAIIPISAKHGTNVPELEAEVAKHLSEGVHHFPEDQVTNKSQRFLAAELVREKIMRQLGDELPYQVTVEIEEFRDEGRVVHISALILVERSGQKKILIGENGERIKSIGREARLDMERALDAKVMLNLWVKVKRGWSDDERALKSLGYNLD, encoded by the coding sequence ATGAGCCAAACGTGCGGGTTTGTCGCCATCGTGGGGCGCCCCAATGTGGGCAAGTCCACCTTGATGAACCGAATTCTCGGCCAGAAGATCTCGATCACTTCGCGGCGTCCACAGACCACACGCCACCAGGTCATGGGCATCAAGACCGAAGGTGAGGCGCAGTTCATCTACGTCGATACTCCCGGCATCCACATCATGGCGAAGGATCGCAACAAGGCGATCAATCGCTTCATGAACCAGGCGGCGACCCAGGCCCTGCGTGACGTGGACTGTGTGGTCTTCATCATCGACCGCACCCGCTGGAGCGACGAGGATCAGGTCGTGCTTCAGCGGCTCGAGCACGTTCAGGCGCCGGTCATCCTGGCCGTCAACAAGGTCGACCGGCTCGAGGACAAGAGCACGCTGCTGCCATGGCTGGGCGAGGTGGGGGCGCGGCGCGACTTCGCCGCTATCATTCCCATCTCGGCCAAGCACGGCACCAACGTGCCGGAGCTCGAGGCCGAGGTGGCCAAGCACCTTTCCGAAGGCGTTCACCACTTCCCTGAGGACCAGGTTACCAACAAGAGCCAGCGCTTCCTGGCTGCCGAACTGGTGCGGGAAAAGATCATGCGCCAGCTGGGCGACGAACTGCCCTACCAGGTCACGGTGGAGATCGAGGAGTTTCGCGACGAAGGGCGCGTGGTGCATATCAGCGCCCTGATCCTGGTGGAGCGCTCGGGCCAGAAGAAGATCCTGATCGGCGAGAACGGTGAGCGCATCAAGAGCATCGGTCGCGAGGCGCGCCTGGACATGGAGCGTGCCCTGGATGCCAAGGTAATGCTCAATCTCTGGGTCAAGGTGAAGCGAGGCTGGTCCGATGATGAGCGTGCCTTGAAGA